From the Lathyrus oleraceus cultivar Zhongwan6 chromosome 4, CAAS_Psat_ZW6_1.0, whole genome shotgun sequence genome, one window contains:
- the LOC127075296 gene encoding CST complex subunit CTC1 has protein sequence MEHPQPSTLSDLLHSPRPLTASVSLPFLSTPPPPPSHHSTDHRILTTLNRPTVIVGTLTLPTHTTPSSSHFPCSCFKFSDGSATVCCDILSFRLAAIGKQIRITAWNFIPFKHPGDRGSRTGFLEIIKWCFSDPNESNLADIFQFTPSFPGTNCNKGGKNFRAVHGVVKSVGPISIVPCATPASGVYDLNSSSKVNLLGFLVQLLCCECRLCGSRELVNNLRNGSFEIENVNGHSFTKMEILYFCGNASSFHPVMTKLIGSRVVVSGLKKKLVCLTKEESCLMYLTLDETVLRVCPRLEKLTLCLKSEIKGKGECGSYTGVIRGVYMKGMALELDNDVWFLLTDQLHTMIHGLRVGSIISMRNVHFVDPKFSWTKVVILGACVKTSIVLESFSPLETVCNVVLQSTSMLGKFIQSLPFSTRLWVLLLVTSIRKKFAGMLSDKDILGSKNKEGLAQIHASSLLPPSVFQTQHGAFMGLCRHDFNGCGREMHCGFLKLVVPMSIFIHHCINTLHRMLKPESHCKLSSVGNHFSILSRQARYNGRSGRRIISSEDVGIILLGYLKIDPLTRRLQLVDATSGIDVLIPDLPLTWNSNDIFELTNYDVIVDGIDELADQLEFSESLSCRMIFSCIQVRREFSASISVYCLWKNVKCINFPLYPCIYSKNETKILESGSYHLLRVSHKFPPQEKHSNNVRSNKSSTFVEAILLPYILLLDGKPGVSCPCDVYGDKTIEFSKYCFNGNNEEQVSVKRQKLIKKSANTSKDEFHTSVYELNACSNSFRESKENRNCDDLSSLDISCMVTFRGLKKENVVFPALLRSTSPRKDTRFNSKPTAKNVLLEFSSDRFLKYQLLQIGSYYIIEHNAKDCFSTTNDADFGSSGTAKFVIDYGKHIWSLAFISDDVLFNDKSAYASVGDSSPVTDVVLPKVQIEKQLQSSNDDSSGVCSDVCLHLPVNLIALLENTIMESEDSKIKKFATSEQSANICFNIGTAVAWSNFCSRPQSSNCLFPEGKLISFKGNVVDIHDISSSFCNSCTSGASFDALQMKGLVGTGNFCIHVLVHHNIVSIFGSISKHAFPTGFGPGATATFHRILDARAQKFMLLPVSFIEINSIEVFDKHCSDRLSTLRPLKDAYSACQDSFSCLISQLPQCQSQKQIVLRCRVVAVIFLVLERKTTNLYTETKMNSKGILLDIPFACFLLDDGSSSCCCWANAERAATLLRLQEEPTTSYHLSKILKKHKRITVKNRGSFIDFPYQDLVVSVASGEALNSSDENLIKYIIFNACVGRTWNVVASLMDSEEVTQLKNEYLTQMVNMQSMQNIWAKEVSCSRALAEARNTIQELLNG, from the exons ATGGAACACCCACAGCCGTCCACGCTATCGGACCTCCTTCACTCCCCCCGTCCTCTAACCGCCTCCGTCTCTCTCCCATTTCTATCTACACCCCCTCCACCACCCTCTCATCACTCCACTGACCATCGCATCCTCACAACCCTCAACCGCCCAACCGTCATCGTCGGTACCCTAACCCTCCCCACTCACACGACTCCCTCATCCTCCCATTTCCCTTGCTCATGCTTCAAATTCTCTGACGGTTCCGCCACAGTCTGCTGCGACATCCTATCCTTCCGCCTAGCCGCTATCGGCAAACAAATCCGCATCACCGCCTGGAACTTCATCCCGTTCAAACACCCAGGAGATCGCGGAAGCCGAACCGGCTTTTTGGAAATTATCAAGTGGTGCTTTTCCGATCCTAACGAATCAAACCTTGCAGATATCTTTCAGTTTACGCCAAGTTTTCCAGGAACTAATTGCAATAAAGGTGGTAAGAATTTCAGAGCTGTCCACGGAGTAGTGAAGTCAGTTGGTCCTATTTCAATTGTTCCGTGTGCCACACCTGCAAGTGGGGTTTATGATTTGAATTCAAGTTCTAAGGTTAACTTGTTAGGTTTTTTGGTACAATTGTTGTGTTGTGAGTGTAGGTTATGTGGTTCTAGGGAGTTAGTAAACAACTTGAGGAATGGTTCTTTTGAAATTGAGAATGTTAACGGCCATTCTTTCACCAAAATGGAGATTTTGTATTTTTGTGGCAATGCATCTTCGTTTCACCCTGTAATGACCAAGCTGATTGGTAGCCGTGTTGTGGTTTCGGGTTTGAAGAAGAAGTTAGTTTGCTTAACAAAGGAGGAGTCTTGTTTGATGTATTTGACTTTGGATGAGACGGTTTTACGTGTTTGTCCGCGTTTAGAGAAATTGACGCTGTGCCTGAAGAGTGAAATTAAGGGGAAGGGTGAGTGTGGTTCTTATACTGGTGTAATTAGAGGTGTTTACATGAAAGGGATGGCTTTAGAGTTGGATAACGATGTGTGGTTTCTTTTAACCGATCAACTACATACTATGATACATGGTTTACGAGTTGGCTCTATT ATATCTATGAGAAATGTCCATTTTGTGGATCCAAAATTTTCGTGGACTAAAGTTGTTATTCTTGGGGCATGCGTCAAAACTAGCATTGTCTTGGAATCCTTTTCCCCTCTGGAAACTGT GTGTAATGTGGTTTTGCAGTCTACAAGTATGCTAGGAAAGTTCATTCAGTCATTACCATTTTCAACAAGACTCTG GGTATTACTTCTTGTCACAAGCATACGTAAAAAGTTTGCTGGTATGCTATCTGACAAGGATATTTTGGGATCAAAAAAT AAAGAAGGGCTAGCTCAGATTCATGCTAGTTCACTGTTACCTCCTTCAGTATTTCAAACTCAG CATGGTGCTTTCATGGGGCTGTGTAGACATGACTTTAATGGATGCGGTAGAGAAATGCATTGTGGTTTTCTGAAATTG GTTGTACCAATGTCTATCTTCATCCATCATTGTATAAACACACTACACAGAATGCTAAAGCCAGAAAGTCACTGTAAGTTATCGTCTGTTGGCAATCATTTCAGTATTTTATCGCGTCAAGCAAGATATAATGGTAGATCAGGTAGAAGGATCATTTCAAGTGAAGATGTAGGCATTATTTTGCTTGGATATCTTAAG ATTGATCCTTTGACTAGAAGACTGCAGTTGGTTGATGCAACTAGTGGCATTGACGTTCTTATACCAGACCTTCCCTTGACTTGGAATTCCAATGACATATTTGAG CTGACAAACTATGATGTTATTGTGGATGGCATTGACGAACTTGCGGATCAATTGGAATTTAGTGAATCATTATCATGTAGAATGATCTTTAGTTGTATCCAAGTGAGAAGAGAATTTAGCGCATCAATTTCTGTTTATTGTCTTTGGAAGAATGTTAAATGCATAAATTTTCCTCTTTACCCTTGTATCTATAGTAAGAATGAAACTAAGATACTTGAATCTGGATCCTACCATTTGCTTAGGGTATCTCACAAATTTCCTCCACAAGAAAAG CATTCTAATAATGTTAGGTCCAACAAGTCAAGTACTTTTGTTGAAGCTATACTTTTGCCTTACATTTTATTGCTTGACGGGAAGCCTGGAGTTTCATGTCCATGTGATGTTTATGGGGACAAAACAATAGAATTTTCAAAATATTGTTTCAATGGTAATAATGAAGAGCAAGTTTCCGTTAAGAGGCAAAAACTTATTAAGAAATCAGCAAATACATCAAAGGACGAGTTTCACACTTCTGTCTATGAGCTGAATGCCTGCTCTAATTCTTTTAGAGAATCAAAAGAGAACAGAAATTGTGACGATTTGAGTTCTCTTGATATATCTTGTATGGTTACTTTTAGAGGCCTTAAAAAGGAGAACGTGGTTTTCCCGGCTCTGTTGCGCTCTACATCACCTAGGAAAGATACGCGGTTTAATTCAAAACCTACTGCAAAAAATGTTTTGCTTGAGTTCTCATCTGATAGATTTTTAAAGTATCAG TTGTTGCAAATTGGTAGTTATTATATCATAGAACATAATGCAAAAGATTGCTTCAGTACCACAAATGATGCTGATTTTGGTAGCAGTGGCACTGCTAAATTTGTTATTGATTATGGAAAACATATCTGGAGCCTTGCATTTATTTCTGATGATGTTCTTTTCAATGATAAATCAGCATATGCATCTGTAGGAGATTCTTCACCTGTCACCGATGTGGTTCTGCCTAAAGTTCAAATTGAAAAGCAACTGCAGAGTTCCAATGATGATTCTTCTGGTGTCTGTTCGGATGTTTGTCTTCATCTACCTGTCAACCTTATAGCTCTTCTGGAAAATACTATTATGGAATCAGAAGAtagtaaaataaaaaaatttgCAACATCAGAACAGAGTGCGAACATTTGTTTCAACATTGGCACTGCAGTGGCTTGGTCTAATTTTTGTTCAAGGCCTCAGAGTTCAAACTGCTTGTTTCCCGAGGGCAAGTTGATTTCTTTCAAGGGAAATGTAGTTGACATTCACGACATCAGCTCTAGTTTCTGCAATTCATGCACAAGTGGGGCAAGCTTTGATGCTCTTCAAATGAAAGGCCTTGTTGGGACTGGAAATTTCTGTATTCATGTCTTAGTGCATCATAATATT GTGAGTATTTTTGGTTCTATAAGTAAACATGCTTTTCCTACTGGTTTTGGACCTGGTGCAACTGCAACATTTCATCGAATCCTTGATGCAAG GGCCCAAAAATTTATGTTGCTGCCTGTGTCATTCATTGAAATAAATTCGATAGAAGTATTTGATAAACACTGCAGTGACAGGTTGTCCACTTTAAGGCCTCTAAAAGATGCATATAGTGCATGTCAGGATTCCTTTTCCTGTTTGATTTCCCAATTGCCTCAGTGCCAGAGTCAAAAGCAAATAGTGCTCCGATGCAGG GTTGTTGCTGTTATTTTTTTAGTTCTAGAGAGGAAGACTACAAATTTATACACAGAAACAAAAATGAATTCTAAGGGGATTCTTTTGGACATTCCATTTGCTTGTTTTTTGTTGG ATGATGGATCATCATCATGCTGTTGTTGGGCTAATGCTGAGAGGGCGGCTACCTTGTTGAGACTACAAGAAGAACCCACCACATCATATCATCTTAGCAAAATTTTGAAGAAGCACAAGAGAATTACTGTGAAAAACCGTGGATCCTTTATTGATTTTCCATACCAAGATCTTGTAGTTTCTGTTGCGTCTGGTGAAGCTCTTAACAGTTCCGATGAAAATCTCATCAAGTACATAATCTTCAATGCATGTGTTGGAAGAACATGG AATGTTGTTGCAAGTCTGATGGATTCAGAGGAGGTTACTCAGTTGAAGAATGAATATCTTACTCAAATGGTGAATATGCAATCCATGCAGAATATATGGGCTAAAGAAGTCTCTTGCTCGCGCGCTCTGGCTGAGGCAAGAAACACGATTCAGGAACTTTTGAATGGTTAG